The Urbifossiella limnaea genome has a window encoding:
- a CDS encoding NUMOD4 motif-containing HNH endonuclease, which translates to MTSNEEEWKSIPGFPGYEASSFGRIRNTRRNHILDGTTTHKGYKQVNVRGERGRRSAAVHRLVALAFLGPPPSRYVCHHINAVKDDNRPQNLVWLTIGQNVRLAHQMRLVPFDHMKGERNPAAKLTDDRVRAMRAQGRAGETSVALAAAFGVSVRSVDKVLARQAWKHVE; encoded by the coding sequence CCATCCCGGGCTTCCCAGGCTACGAGGCGAGTTCGTTCGGCCGCATCCGGAACACCCGGCGGAACCACATCCTCGACGGCACCACGACCCACAAGGGGTACAAGCAGGTCAACGTCCGCGGCGAGCGGGGACGCAGGAGCGCCGCCGTGCATCGGCTGGTTGCCCTCGCCTTCCTCGGTCCGCCCCCGTCACGCTACGTCTGCCACCACATCAACGCGGTGAAGGACGACAACCGGCCCCAGAACTTGGTCTGGCTGACCATCGGTCAAAACGTCCGCCTCGCGCACCAGATGCGCTTGGTCCCCTTCGACCACATGAAGGGCGAGCGCAACCCGGCCGCGAAGCTGACGGACGACCGGGTGCGCGCGATGCGAGCGCAGGGGCGAGCCGGTGAGACCTCGGTCGCCCTCGCGGCGGCGTTCGGTGTCTCCGTCCGGTCGGTCGACAAGGTGCTAGCGCGACAGGCCTGGAAGCACGTCGAGTGA
- a CDS encoding sigma-70 family RNA polymerase sigma factor: MPPTISEAEFLAATAHAAKVLYRKFGTHVGSPEDFSQQVIVWSLEAIPAYDPNRRLESFLMTNAKNRALNYYRDHVSRRDPPCRSCHEGTPCADGEHCRPYAKWLARNKAKANVARPLGIEPILGMTTPSSVEPEAIGSELSLLIDQQLPLDLRPFYLMMLAGVPVSADRKRRVQRAVAEILGDPTLAP, encoded by the coding sequence TTGCCTCCGACTATCAGCGAGGCCGAGTTCCTCGCCGCGACCGCTCACGCCGCCAAGGTCCTGTACCGCAAGTTCGGCACCCACGTCGGCTCGCCCGAGGACTTCTCACAACAAGTAATCGTCTGGAGTCTTGAGGCAATCCCGGCTTACGACCCCAACCGCCGCCTGGAGAGCTTCCTGATGACCAATGCCAAGAACCGGGCACTCAACTACTATCGTGACCACGTCAGCCGACGAGACCCACCGTGCAGAAGCTGTCACGAGGGGACGCCCTGCGCCGACGGCGAGCACTGCCGCCCGTACGCGAAGTGGCTGGCGCGGAACAAGGCGAAGGCCAACGTCGCAAGGCCGCTCGGCATCGAGCCCATCCTGGGGATGACGACCCCGTCGTCGGTCGAGCCCGAGGCCATCGGCTCCGAGCTCTCCCTGCTCATCGACCAGCAGCTGCCTCTCGACTTGCGCCCGTTCTACTTGATGATGCTAGCGGGAGTCCCCGTCTCGGCGGACCGGAAGCGGCGGGTGCAGCGGGCCGTTGCTGAGATACTGGGGGACCCCACGCTCGCCCCGTAG
- a CDS encoding DUF349 domain-containing protein: MTLTDFEVEVLPTPRYVWPSGPSGGWVVFERPYTSGGHPGSTELRLTRLDARGGVQARGWFTTGWRRYLESARLETVAGIPDPVVVVRTAEDGGGEPERQWYAKVDDRYDLVRLEQEDGAAVGNGYWLNHGRCGPPPPHQSADDWEADLTSTDRARVLRALVWLGGHHLLPLQPGQQQRNDMEDARDAELARAVRARTGVVARLRELAASGEAWEREGARLALSPKDVRWF; the protein is encoded by the coding sequence ATGACTCTCACCGACTTCGAGGTCGAGGTGTTGCCCACCCCGCGGTACGTCTGGCCCAGTGGCCCGTCCGGTGGGTGGGTGGTGTTCGAGCGACCGTACACGTCCGGGGGGCACCCGGGGAGCACCGAGCTCCGACTGACCCGGCTGGACGCCCGCGGCGGGGTCCAGGCACGGGGCTGGTTCACCACAGGCTGGCGGCGTTACCTGGAGAGCGCCCGACTGGAAACCGTGGCCGGCATCCCGGACCCGGTCGTGGTCGTCCGGACGGCCGAGGACGGGGGCGGCGAGCCGGAGCGGCAGTGGTACGCGAAGGTTGATGACCGGTACGACCTCGTCCGGCTGGAGCAGGAGGACGGGGCGGCGGTCGGGAACGGGTACTGGCTGAACCACGGGCGTTGCGGCCCACCGCCCCCACACCAATCGGCCGACGACTGGGAGGCCGACCTGACCTCGACGGACCGGGCACGGGTGCTTCGGGCGCTGGTCTGGCTGGGCGGGCACCATCTTCTTCCTCTCCAACCGGGCCAGCAGCAGCGGAACGACATGGAGGACGCCAGGGACGCCGAACTGGCGCGGGCCGTCAGGGCTCGCACAGGGGTCGTGGCCCGGCTCCGAGAACTTGCGGCTTCGGGTGAAGCGTGGGAGCGGGAGGGCGCTCGACTGGCTTTGAGCCCCAAGGACGTGCGGTGGTTCTGA
- a CDS encoding STAS domain-containing protein — MTATPDRLLGFTSSGGTTAAVRGPRLTEVEAAALDRDLAALLAGPGLPVVTLDLAAVSFLGAVAMGRFAALSRATRAAGGRLTLVNVAPHLRQVFAVCRLGGMLTPGAVGTPARVTQALAHRKWEEAGQPGGDGAEFWYAAERELRVAV, encoded by the coding sequence ATGACAGCGACCCCAGACCGACTTCTCGGCTTCACTAGCTCCGGGGGAACGACAGCCGCGGTCCGCGGCCCGCGCCTGACCGAAGTCGAAGCCGCGGCCCTCGACCGGGACCTCGCCGCACTCCTGGCGGGGCCGGGCCTGCCGGTGGTAACCCTCGACCTCGCTGCGGTCTCGTTCCTGGGTGCCGTGGCGATGGGGCGGTTCGCAGCCCTCAGCCGCGCCACTCGGGCGGCTGGCGGGCGGCTCACCCTGGTCAACGTGGCGCCGCATCTCCGGCAGGTATTCGCCGTCTGCCGCCTCGGCGGGATGCTCACCCCGGGGGCGGTCGGGACACCGGCGCGGGTGACCCAGGCACTTGCCCACCGGAAGTGGGAGGAGGCCGGTCAGCCGGGCGGGGACGGGGCCGAGTTCTGGTACGCGGCCGAGCGGGAGTTGCGGGTGGCTGTGTAG
- a CDS encoding HEPN domain-containing protein, which yields MEATDRERCLVLLRRLAEIGLAKAMEQKAAGTLKPGAATVSRHTTTEISYSPKLGMTSRAGKHSIVTRELWGSAAKKVAKTLEKEPEAAELLAKGVDSFNLCWHLAKHIEATLKGEPLSEAEAEERRAGFFEGPKCARTFESHPELQVVGMVVQDEPFSLQLGNYKLTFRRPVAADFCYEETVGFRADPAPGFVDAFVKVEGKCESDDFEENEAELIAIAEWANAIMRLAIPSGVAITAAVYRDTEFGGLPASMYTTDEPGHKNPPARVGASNVARFTKLCALLSKRFGRELAQVEQTRVNHLAIAFHRYMKALSDVGLVEWRIAEAVMGIESLFMTDKDVINFKLSIRLPKLLGFVGINPVETKALIADGYTIRSKYVHGDSLTEKQLKKVVEPHGGMEEMLGKLILYLRNALVLCLFALPEKPKRVSLIDHALIDPAKHDELCKAIEPYRELLEGVEAPVKRYADDFTSAEMTSLE from the coding sequence ATGGAAGCAACCGACCGGGAACGCTGCTTGGTACTCCTGCGCCGCTTGGCCGAAATCGGCCTTGCGAAGGCGATGGAACAGAAGGCGGCTGGCACGCTGAAGCCGGGAGCGGCCACCGTCAGCCGGCATACGACAACGGAAATCAGCTATAGCCCGAAACTGGGCATGACGAGCCGGGCCGGGAAGCACAGCATTGTTACCCGGGAGCTCTGGGGAAGTGCAGCGAAGAAGGTAGCGAAAACGCTGGAGAAAGAACCAGAAGCGGCCGAGCTGCTGGCGAAGGGGGTTGACTCGTTCAATTTGTGCTGGCACTTGGCCAAACACATCGAAGCCACGCTCAAGGGCGAGCCGCTGAGCGAAGCGGAAGCGGAGGAGAGGCGGGCGGGCTTTTTCGAAGGTCCGAAGTGCGCGAGAACCTTCGAGAGCCACCCGGAGTTACAAGTCGTGGGTATGGTGGTTCAAGATGAGCCTTTTTCACTTCAACTCGGAAATTACAAGCTGACATTCCGCCGCCCGGTCGCAGCCGATTTTTGCTACGAAGAGACGGTCGGATTTCGTGCGGACCCTGCCCCGGGTTTCGTTGACGCCTTCGTCAAGGTAGAGGGCAAGTGCGAATCCGACGACTTCGAGGAGAACGAAGCCGAGTTGATTGCAATTGCCGAATGGGCGAATGCCATCATGCGGCTTGCCATCCCGAGCGGAGTTGCAATCACGGCGGCGGTATACCGAGATACCGAATTCGGCGGCTTGCCGGCTTCCATGTATACCACGGACGAGCCGGGTCACAAGAACCCGCCGGCCAGGGTAGGGGCGTCGAATGTCGCCCGGTTTACCAAGCTGTGCGCACTGCTGTCCAAACGATTCGGGCGTGAGTTGGCGCAGGTCGAACAGACTCGGGTCAATCACCTTGCCATTGCTTTCCATCGCTACATGAAAGCCCTTTCGGATGTCGGCTTGGTAGAGTGGCGAATCGCAGAGGCGGTGATGGGTATTGAAAGTCTGTTTATGACGGACAAGGACGTTATTAATTTCAAGCTGAGCATTCGGCTTCCGAAACTGTTGGGCTTCGTTGGCATCAACCCAGTCGAGACAAAGGCACTAATAGCCGACGGCTACACCATCCGCAGCAAGTACGTTCACGGCGATAGCCTAACCGAGAAGCAGCTGAAGAAGGTGGTTGAGCCGCACGGCGGTATGGAAGAAATGCTGGGCAAGTTGATTCTGTACCTTCGGAACGCGCTGGTTCTCTGCCTGTTCGCCCTGCCCGAGAAGCCGAAGCGGGTTTCCCTCATCGACCACGCCCTGATAGACCCCGCCAAGCATGACGAGTTGTGCAAGGCAATCGAGCCGTACCGAGAACTTCTAGAAGGGGTTGAAGCCCCAGTGAAGCGATACGCCGATGACTTCACTAGTGCGGAGATGACTTCACTAGAATAG
- a CDS encoding type 1 glutamine amidotransferase domain-containing protein: MPTNRILAVVTNVGEYEKVGYRTGLWLGELTHFLDVVEEAGYRVDIASPAGGYVPIDPESLMLQEMGHAVGLPGKVHEHYADRAFMDRLVNTMKVRGADPTDYDAIYMTGGHGVCFDFPKSAALAELTTRLFEAGKVVSAVCHGPAGLLEMKLSGGDYLVRGKKLTGFSWTEEGLAKREDAVPYNLEEELKKRGADYDKSSVPFKSYVVEDGLLITGQNPASAAGVGEAVVKKLKAGA, translated from the coding sequence ATGCCGACGAACCGCATCCTGGCAGTCGTCACCAACGTCGGGGAGTACGAGAAGGTCGGCTACCGGACCGGGCTGTGGCTCGGGGAGCTGACCCACTTCCTCGACGTGGTGGAGGAAGCCGGCTACCGGGTGGACATCGCCAGCCCGGCGGGGGGCTACGTCCCCATCGACCCCGAGAGCCTGATGTTGCAGGAGATGGGCCACGCCGTCGGGCTCCCAGGGAAGGTCCACGAGCACTACGCCGACCGGGCGTTCATGGACCGGCTCGTGAACACGATGAAGGTCCGGGGCGCCGACCCGACGGACTACGACGCCATCTACATGACCGGGGGCCACGGGGTCTGCTTCGACTTCCCGAAGAGCGCTGCCTTGGCCGAGTTGACGACCCGGCTGTTCGAGGCCGGCAAGGTCGTGTCGGCCGTCTGCCACGGCCCCGCCGGACTGCTGGAGATGAAGCTGAGCGGTGGCGACTACCTTGTCCGCGGCAAGAAGCTGACCGGGTTCTCGTGGACGGAGGAGGGACTGGCGAAGCGTGAAGATGCGGTGCCGTACAACTTGGAGGAGGAGCTCAAGAAGCGGGGGGCCGACTACGACAAGTCGAGCGTGCCCTTCAAGAGCTACGTCGTCGAGGACGGCCTGCTCATCACGGGACAGAATCCGGCGAGCGCGGCGGGGGTGGGCGAGGCGGTGGTCAAGAAGCTGAAGGCGGGTGCCTGA
- a CDS encoding PAS domain-containing protein, with protein sequence MSPDFHPLRALDALPQLVWVAGPDGNVEYINRRCAEYTGVPADDLLGWDWGWVIHPEDLTDTLARWTAAVRDSRALFAEHRFRRADGQYRWFLSRGEPEFGADRRLLRWVGTCTDIDESHRAGDAAREDRRLVRAFVERGPGGYALVGADRLVRYTSPWVAAFLGRPPGVFSGTDARDWVHRDDRPRLAAAVSDLLLRPGERVEADGRLLHSDGSFRRVRLRATNLLPDLDVRAVAVAIEPAAGG encoded by the coding sequence ATGTCACCCGACTTTCATCCCCTCCGCGCCCTAGACGCCCTCCCCCAGCTCGTCTGGGTAGCCGGACCGGACGGGAACGTGGAGTACATCAACCGCCGGTGTGCCGAGTACACCGGTGTCCCGGCCGACGACCTCCTCGGGTGGGACTGGGGGTGGGTCATCCACCCGGAGGACCTCACCGACACCCTCGCCCGGTGGACCGCGGCCGTTCGAGATAGTCGGGCACTCTTCGCCGAGCACCGATTCCGACGGGCGGACGGGCAGTATCGGTGGTTCCTGTCCCGGGGCGAGCCGGAGTTCGGGGCCGACAGGCGGCTCCTCCGGTGGGTCGGGACGTGCACCGATATCGACGAATCGCATCGGGCTGGGGACGCGGCCCGCGAAGACCGGCGGTTGGTCCGGGCGTTCGTCGAGCGGGGGCCGGGCGGGTACGCCCTGGTCGGGGCCGACCGCCTCGTTCGGTACACCAGCCCGTGGGTGGCTGCGTTCCTGGGTCGTCCGCCCGGGGTATTCTCGGGCACCGACGCCCGCGACTGGGTCCACCGGGACGACCGCCCGCGGCTGGCAGCGGCGGTGTCCGACCTCCTCCTCCGGCCTGGGGAACGAGTCGAGGCGGACGGCCGGCTCCTCCATTCGGACGGGAGTTTCCGACGGGTCCGGTTGCGGGCCACCAATCTGCTCCCGGATTTAGACGTACGGGCGGTCGCGGTCGCCATCGAGCCGGCCGCCGGCGGGTGA
- a CDS encoding tyrosine-type recombinase/integrase — MTTLEPCHSNHHSNHMAHIQKIAIVRWVVSVPGGKGKKKFKRGTKETPGAVAQQTETKKYYLFDGGKRLRALYTDKKASEQALADYERAKARGEVGMVDEFSAHSQTPSQQMVDRYVVHFRTQPGNDKYKDETVRILHEVVNACAPNKLSGLTAERVQQYLAALKKKPTKSHPDPGPAAPNTKKKHHSAVSGFTRWLFENGYARENVMLRVPVPKGGTQQKDKFRSLRLKELKRLFKVALTRWVEEALTVRNGPRKGKQEKKVRPEVLDEARLRGRGRALVYRTAALTGLRRSELAKVRLRYLRKPRKLPFPIFDLPGSVTKNKKPARLWVLPRLAMRLRQWAKETGRGPDDLLFDVPGIAVFHADREAAGIPLLTERGKASFHSLRSAGNVLLRKAEVPVTTRRLFMRHSDLKLTDATYDDASLLDMKDIVPKLEKYKLA, encoded by the coding sequence TTGACCACCCTTGAGCCCTGTCACAGCAACCACCACAGCAACCACATGGCCCACATCCAGAAAATCGCCATCGTCCGCTGGGTCGTCTCGGTGCCCGGCGGGAAGGGGAAGAAGAAGTTCAAACGGGGGACCAAGGAGACCCCTGGGGCCGTCGCCCAGCAGACGGAGACCAAGAAATACTACCTGTTCGACGGCGGCAAGCGGCTGCGAGCGCTGTACACGGACAAGAAGGCGTCGGAGCAAGCCCTGGCCGACTACGAGAGGGCGAAGGCACGCGGCGAGGTGGGGATGGTCGACGAGTTCTCGGCCCACTCCCAGACACCGAGTCAGCAGATGGTCGACCGGTACGTCGTCCACTTCCGGACCCAGCCCGGCAACGACAAATACAAGGACGAGACCGTCCGTATCCTGCACGAGGTGGTCAACGCCTGTGCGCCGAACAAGCTCTCGGGCCTGACGGCCGAGCGGGTGCAGCAGTACCTCGCGGCACTCAAGAAGAAGCCGACCAAATCCCACCCCGACCCCGGTCCTGCCGCTCCGAACACGAAGAAGAAGCACCACTCGGCAGTGAGCGGATTCACCCGGTGGTTGTTCGAGAACGGCTACGCCCGGGAGAACGTGATGCTACGGGTGCCGGTCCCCAAGGGCGGCACCCAGCAGAAGGACAAGTTCCGCTCCCTCCGGCTCAAGGAGTTGAAGCGGCTCTTCAAGGTCGCCCTCACCCGCTGGGTTGAAGAGGCGTTGACCGTCCGGAACGGGCCCCGGAAGGGTAAGCAGGAGAAGAAGGTTCGCCCCGAGGTACTCGACGAGGCTCGCCTCCGGGGGCGGGGCAGGGCACTCGTCTACCGCACCGCCGCGCTGACGGGCTTGCGGCGGTCCGAGCTCGCCAAGGTCCGCCTCCGCTACCTCCGGAAGCCGAGGAAGCTGCCGTTTCCCATCTTCGACCTGCCGGGGTCGGTGACGAAGAACAAGAAGCCCGCGCGGCTCTGGGTGCTCCCGCGACTGGCGATGCGGTTGCGGCAGTGGGCGAAGGAGACGGGCAGGGGACCCGACGACCTGCTGTTCGACGTGCCCGGGATTGCCGTCTTCCACGCGGACCGCGAGGCCGCTGGCATCCCCTTGCTCACCGAGCGGGGCAAGGCGTCCTTCCACTCCCTCCGCTCGGCCGGCAACGTCCTCCTCCGGAAGGCCGAGGTCCCCGTCACCACCCGCCGGCTGTTCATGCGGCACTCGGACCTCAAGCTGACCGACGCGACCTACGACGACGCCTCCCTGCTCGACATGAAGGACATCGTCCCGAAGCTGGAGAAGTACAAGTTGGCGTGA
- a CDS encoding TapB family protein gives MTPRLLTVAFLAAACPVAAAPIPEAAKEQPLYFPTTVGAKWVYERAGVEQEPVRVVSVEKSGKEVVVSRAGADGTAWRYAKVFVSPAGLRESRLTPTGKSEVVWVLKLPLKAGESWAVGEMKRTVHGPEAVDVPAGRFQAVKVVDEHDSGAQLVAWYAPGVGRVKQASVSPKGKETVTLLLKSFTPGRP, from the coding sequence ATGACGCCTCGCCTGCTCACCGTCGCCTTCCTCGCCGCCGCGTGCCCGGTCGCCGCCGCCCCCATCCCCGAGGCCGCAAAGGAGCAGCCCCTCTACTTCCCGACAACGGTCGGGGCGAAGTGGGTGTACGAGCGCGCGGGCGTGGAGCAGGAGCCGGTCCGGGTCGTGTCAGTTGAGAAGTCGGGTAAAGAGGTGGTCGTAAGTCGGGCCGGGGCCGACGGAACCGCGTGGCGGTATGCGAAGGTGTTCGTGTCGCCTGCCGGGCTGCGGGAGAGTCGGTTGACACCAACGGGTAAGTCGGAGGTGGTGTGGGTGCTGAAGCTGCCGCTGAAGGCTGGAGAGTCGTGGGCCGTTGGCGAAATGAAGAGGACGGTACACGGGCCGGAGGCGGTGGACGTGCCGGCAGGTCGGTTCCAGGCCGTAAAGGTCGTCGACGAGCACGATAGCGGGGCACAACTGGTGGCGTGGTACGCGCCGGGTGTCGGACGGGTGAAGCAGGCGTCGGTCTCCCCGAAGGGGAAGGAGACTGTCACCCTGTTGCTGAAGTCGTTCACCCCGGGCCGGCCCTAG